Proteins from a single region of Fodinibius sp. Rm-B-1B1-1:
- the accC gene encoding acetyl-CoA carboxylase biotin carboxylase subunit: MPEINKILVANRGEIALRVIRTCKEMGKKTVAVYSTPDADAPHVLQADESVHIGPAASSESYLVIDKIIKVAKETGADAIHPGYGFLSENGDFSERCEEEGIIFIGPKAKAIRLMGDKTAAREIMGKANVPFPPGTKKELKDVEEAEKVADDIGYPVLVKAAAGGGGKGMRIVENKDEFRSGIKAAKSEARNAFGDDRVYIEKYLVEPRHVEFQIMADEHGNTLHIFDRECSIQRRHQKVIEEAPCSILTDELRQEMAEAAIAAAEAVDYIGAGTIEFLVDAERNFYFLEMNTRLQVEHPVTELITGLDLVELQILVAEGKELPISQDDVQMNGHAVECRIYAEDPRDNFLPSTGTLTKHRIPSGNGIRVDSGVEEGQAVTINYDPMISKLCTYGNDRGHAIKRMLRALDEYEIAGCRTTIPFCKYVLKHESFTSGNYDTHFVPDHFSKEKIDAEMTNDEKVKALAAALLKMEDSGEENSQKPKARATNGRSSDWWKNRNKKH, translated from the coding sequence ATGCCAGAGATTAATAAGATTTTGGTCGCCAATCGTGGCGAAATTGCATTACGTGTAATTCGGACTTGTAAGGAGATGGGCAAAAAAACGGTTGCGGTGTATTCTACACCGGATGCCGATGCGCCTCATGTATTGCAAGCTGATGAATCGGTACATATTGGTCCAGCCGCTTCATCTGAAAGTTATCTCGTTATTGACAAGATAATTAAGGTTGCTAAAGAGACCGGTGCTGATGCTATTCACCCGGGGTATGGTTTTTTAAGTGAGAACGGAGATTTCTCTGAGCGGTGTGAGGAAGAGGGAATTATTTTTATTGGCCCAAAAGCGAAAGCTATTCGTTTAATGGGAGATAAGACCGCTGCTCGTGAAATTATGGGAAAAGCCAATGTACCGTTCCCACCTGGGACTAAGAAAGAGCTTAAAGATGTTGAAGAAGCCGAGAAAGTAGCGGATGATATTGGATACCCCGTATTAGTAAAAGCAGCAGCTGGAGGGGGCGGAAAAGGAATGCGCATTGTAGAAAATAAAGACGAGTTTCGATCTGGCATTAAAGCGGCAAAATCGGAGGCGCGCAATGCCTTTGGGGACGACCGTGTTTATATTGAAAAGTACTTGGTGGAGCCACGCCACGTTGAATTTCAAATTATGGCCGATGAACACGGTAATACGCTGCATATTTTTGATCGTGAGTGCTCTATTCAGCGGCGCCATCAAAAAGTGATTGAGGAAGCCCCCTGCTCAATATTAACTGATGAGCTACGCCAGGAAATGGCAGAAGCGGCTATTGCTGCTGCCGAGGCAGTTGATTACATAGGAGCTGGAACCATCGAATTTTTGGTGGATGCGGAGCGTAATTTCTACTTCCTGGAGATGAATACCCGCCTGCAGGTTGAGCATCCTGTAACAGAATTAATTACCGGACTTGATTTGGTTGAGCTACAAATTTTAGTGGCAGAAGGCAAAGAGTTGCCTATTAGCCAAGATGATGTACAGATGAATGGTCATGCTGTTGAGTGCCGTATTTATGCTGAAGATCCACGTGATAACTTTTTGCCCAGTACAGGAACGCTAACGAAGCATCGCATTCCGTCTGGAAATGGCATTAGGGTAGATTCTGGAGTAGAAGAGGGGCAAGCGGTAACGATTAATTACGATCCAATGATATCGAAGCTTTGTACCTATGGAAATGATCGAGGCCATGCAATTAAACGGATGCTTCGTGCATTGGATGAATATGAGATTGCGGGTTGTCGGACAACAATCCCGTTTTGTAAGTACGTACTCAAGCATGAGTCGTTTACATCGGGCAATTATGATACGCACTTTGTTCCCGATCATTTTAGCAAGGAAAAAATTGATGCAGAGATGACCAATGACGAGAAAGTGAAAGCATTGGCTGCAGCTTTACTCAAGATGGAAGATAGCGGGGAAGAGAATTCCCAAAAGCCAAAAGCGAGAGCTACCAATGGAAGATCTTCTGACTGGTGGAAGAACCGTAACAAAAAACACTAA
- a CDS encoding DUF4260 domain-containing protein, which translates to MKNLIKTEELAMFLFAGFLFWNTNFDWWWFPALLLVPDVSMIGYLIDPKIGAYLYNFVHHKGLALLVYGLGFFLESPVIELAGIILFAHSSMDRLFGYGLKYNDSFYNTHLGKIGKGV; encoded by the coding sequence ATGAAAAATCTTATTAAGACAGAAGAGCTGGCGATGTTCTTGTTCGCCGGCTTTTTATTTTGGAATACTAATTTCGATTGGTGGTGGTTCCCAGCGTTATTATTGGTACCGGATGTTAGTATGATCGGGTATTTGATAGATCCCAAAATTGGAGCCTATCTTTATAATTTCGTTCATCACAAAGGGTTGGCATTGCTCGTTTACGGGCTTGGATTTTTCCTCGAATCTCCGGTAATAGAGCTGGCCGGAATTATTTTGTTTGCTCATTCCTCAATGGATCGTCTTTTTGGCTATGGATTAAAGTACAATGATTCATTTTATAATACGCATCTGGGTAAAATAGGAAAAGGTGTTTAG
- the murQ gene encoding N-acetylmuramic acid 6-phosphate etherase: MNTDKEQLFRQLKKLDTEQRNPNSMEIDVADSLEIARIINQEDKKVADEVEKKLPQVAKAIDAAKEAFDNDGRLIYMGAGTSGRLGILDASECPPTFGSDPEQVVGLIAGGKEAVFQAKEGAEDFEENGQDALEEIDVAPNDVVCGLAASGRTPYVVGGLKFARQIGCTTVLVTTVPAQQISVDVDILIDVPVGPEVVMGSTRMKSATAQKMVLNMITTGANIRRGKVYENVMVDLQLSNEKLHERSKRIIMMFTDLDYEQADQLLEKSDGHVKTALVMHLGEVSKKKAEEQLKKHNGFIRKALANI; this comes from the coding sequence GTGAATACAGATAAAGAACAGCTATTTCGTCAGCTTAAAAAACTTGATACCGAGCAGCGTAATCCCAATAGTATGGAGATCGATGTTGCTGATTCATTAGAAATTGCACGAATCATCAATCAGGAAGATAAAAAGGTTGCAGATGAAGTAGAAAAGAAGTTACCCCAGGTTGCGAAAGCTATTGATGCTGCCAAGGAAGCCTTTGATAATGATGGGCGTTTAATTTATATGGGGGCGGGAACCAGTGGAAGATTGGGAATATTGGATGCATCCGAATGTCCGCCTACCTTTGGATCTGATCCCGAGCAGGTTGTGGGGCTAATAGCTGGTGGAAAAGAAGCCGTGTTCCAAGCCAAGGAGGGGGCCGAAGATTTTGAGGAAAATGGGCAAGATGCGCTGGAAGAAATAGACGTGGCGCCTAATGACGTTGTTTGCGGCTTGGCGGCAAGTGGACGCACGCCGTATGTAGTTGGGGGATTAAAATTTGCTCGACAGATTGGCTGCACAACTGTTCTTGTGACAACAGTGCCGGCGCAACAAATTAGTGTTGACGTCGATATTTTGATTGATGTTCCGGTTGGTCCCGAAGTTGTAATGGGTAGTACGAGAATGAAAAGTGCTACGGCTCAAAAGATGGTGCTTAATATGATTACAACGGGAGCTAATATCCGTCGAGGAAAAGTATATGAAAATGTAATGGTAGACCTGCAGCTTTCTAACGAAAAGTTGCATGAACGCTCCAAACGTATCATTATGATGTTTACTGATTTAGATTATGAGCAGGCCGACCAACTGTTAGAGAAATCGGATGGGCACGTTAAAACGGCTTTAGTGATGCATCTTGGAGAAGTATCTAAGAAGAAGGCTGAGGAGCAATTAAAAAAACATAATGGATTTATCAGAAAAGCCTTGGCGAATATATAA
- a CDS encoding DUF5723 family protein, with protein sequence MNRFKQIVAGLGIVALIVGWGMKAAAQSGHYSAKSLGMGGTGTAFIDSYHANFINPANLMLNADTKPSVSVGLLGGVSAMAGGPLMNISVYNQHFTTGNVVGSEALDEWFGTAMGNSRGFGLELDIIPIAGSWRGENMAISLALRNRSLFNGSTNRGFSEVLLTGISQERFSEPQPVNFSSGAVAFSELSVGFSYKLLELPSLLGIGKNVKVFVGGAPKYLIPHYTSSIDFNSTLQVTDSEIIHDFAYTFNTIGELTTQFEDYYQARQDPNFDGEIGDFVDPDGSGFSQTNGAGFGVDLGGTVEMDLAGVLRGAFSWIGGDKKLQVGLSVTDIGSITYDNNAGSFTADETFTWDGIDLSDGLSDNFADSVQKEIYQNYEPSEEKEITESLPTKVNLGAQLQLGKLGFAFDVQKGLYETGMNSSRLALGLGAEYKLFNVIPLRAGYRTGGLTSSSITFGTGIEIRNLEFTVAGLTVPNSENRGSGIGGAWSGLVLRF encoded by the coding sequence ATGAATAGGTTCAAACAAATAGTAGCAGGTTTAGGAATAGTTGCTTTAATAGTAGGTTGGGGAATGAAAGCCGCGGCACAATCGGGGCACTATTCTGCAAAAAGTTTAGGTATGGGAGGCACTGGTACTGCCTTTATCGACAGTTACCATGCAAATTTTATAAATCCGGCAAACTTAATGCTCAATGCTGATACGAAACCGTCCGTTTCAGTAGGACTCTTGGGCGGAGTTTCGGCGATGGCCGGTGGTCCGTTGATGAACATTTCGGTATATAACCAGCATTTTACTACGGGTAACGTGGTAGGATCTGAAGCTCTTGATGAGTGGTTTGGAACAGCAATGGGTAATAGTCGTGGTTTTGGGTTAGAGCTTGATATTATACCCATTGCAGGGTCTTGGCGGGGAGAAAATATGGCTATTAGCTTAGCATTAAGAAATCGTTCACTTTTTAATGGTTCCACCAACAGAGGGTTTTCAGAAGTGCTACTTACTGGAATTAGCCAAGAGCGTTTTTCTGAACCGCAACCGGTGAACTTCAGCAGTGGTGCTGTGGCATTTAGTGAGCTATCCGTTGGTTTTTCCTACAAGCTATTAGAACTTCCGAGCCTGTTAGGTATCGGGAAAAATGTTAAGGTTTTTGTTGGTGGAGCCCCTAAATATCTAATCCCGCACTATACTTCGAGTATTGATTTTAACTCAACACTTCAGGTTACTGATAGTGAAATTATTCACGATTTTGCCTATACATTTAACACTATTGGGGAGCTGACCACGCAATTTGAAGATTATTACCAAGCTCGTCAGGATCCTAATTTTGATGGAGAAATTGGAGATTTTGTTGACCCGGATGGCTCCGGTTTTTCGCAGACAAATGGGGCAGGCTTTGGAGTTGATTTAGGGGGGACTGTTGAAATGGATCTTGCCGGAGTGCTCCGAGGGGCTTTCTCATGGATTGGGGGAGATAAAAAGTTACAGGTTGGACTTTCGGTTACGGATATTGGGAGTATTACTTATGATAATAACGCGGGTTCATTTACGGCCGATGAAACGTTCACCTGGGATGGAATTGATTTGAGTGATGGACTGTCGGATAATTTTGCAGATAGTGTTCAGAAAGAGATTTATCAGAATTATGAACCTTCTGAGGAAAAAGAAATTACCGAGAGTTTACCGACTAAAGTTAATCTTGGAGCCCAGTTACAACTTGGAAAGCTCGGTTTCGCTTTTGATGTACAAAAGGGATTATATGAAACTGGGATGAACAGCTCACGTTTAGCATTGGGACTGGGAGCGGAATATAAACTTTTCAATGTGATACCTTTAAGAGCAGGGTATAGAACAGGAGGGTTGACTTCTTCAAGTATAACATTTGGAACAGGAATAGAGATACGAAATTTAGAATTTACTGTTGCCGGATTAACAGTGCCTAATTCAGAAAATAGGGGATCAGGAATAGGTGGCGCCTGGAGTGGGTTGGTTCTTCGATTCTAA
- a CDS encoding FAD-binding oxidoreductase produces MALKTDFCILGGGIAGLSLADALHEHDIESIVIEQNEIGSGASGTPGGLVNPATGRRAKKTWKAEHCYEAIASNLEKIQAFSDQPFYHNNGLLRPALLEKMAHKMKEQYEETTWPDGWCQWKTKNEIQEIHPGINCVNGGLWLPIGITVDVGAYMQAYGHFLEDLGINIFCGERPYPISGDDCWIIELEEITVKADHLVFATGHTIATSPFWDWLPVNLIKGQVAKFQKESSPLSFSHSISSLGYIARSDDENTFIQGSTYEHDFTDVQPDDQGEAYLRKRMKRTLPQLEEESTIIDQWAGVRTSTPNYKPILGKHPAYNNLHLFSGLGSKGLLFGKFLAEHYADHLINGTSLYPEIDINRFA; encoded by the coding sequence ATGGCCCTAAAGACTGATTTCTGCATTTTAGGTGGTGGCATTGCCGGCCTTTCACTGGCCGATGCCTTGCACGAGCATGACATAGAATCCATCGTTATTGAGCAAAACGAGATTGGGTCCGGGGCTTCTGGAACTCCGGGGGGACTCGTTAATCCAGCCACAGGAAGAAGAGCAAAAAAAACCTGGAAGGCTGAACATTGTTATGAGGCCATTGCATCAAACTTAGAAAAAATCCAGGCATTTTCTGACCAACCTTTTTACCATAACAATGGGCTGTTGCGCCCTGCTTTGCTCGAAAAAATGGCTCATAAAATGAAAGAGCAATATGAAGAAACCACTTGGCCTGACGGATGGTGCCAATGGAAAACTAAGAATGAGATACAAGAGATTCATCCCGGCATCAATTGTGTTAATGGTGGGTTATGGTTACCCATCGGTATCACTGTTGATGTTGGAGCTTATATGCAAGCGTATGGTCACTTTTTAGAAGATCTGGGTATCAATATATTTTGTGGCGAAAGACCCTATCCTATATCAGGGGATGACTGCTGGATTATTGAACTCGAAGAAATCACTGTTAAAGCCGACCACTTAGTTTTTGCTACCGGCCATACTATTGCCACCTCTCCCTTCTGGGATTGGTTGCCCGTTAACCTTATCAAAGGTCAGGTAGCCAAATTTCAAAAAGAAAGTAGCCCTCTCTCCTTTTCCCATTCCATATCCAGCCTTGGATATATTGCTCGATCAGATGACGAAAACACGTTTATACAGGGCAGCACCTATGAACACGACTTTACCGATGTACAACCTGATGATCAAGGGGAAGCCTATCTTCGAAAACGCATGAAGCGGACGCTTCCTCAACTGGAAGAAGAATCTACGATTATTGACCAATGGGCCGGCGTTCGAACATCAACCCCAAATTACAAACCCATTTTGGGTAAACATCCGGCCTATAATAACCTTCATTTATTTTCTGGCCTTGGTTCCAAGGGATTGCTTTTCGGAAAGTTTCTTGCTGAACACTATGCTGATCACCTTATCAACGGCACTTCACTGTATCCCGAAATAGATATAAATAGGTTTGCCTAA
- the pncA gene encoding bifunctional nicotinamidase/pyrazinamidase, protein MEALLIVDVQIDFCPGGALEVPKGDKIIPIINQLSEQFDIVVQTQDWHPQEHTSFASTHDNQAPFETINMPYGQQVLWPDHCVQGSEGAQFHPDLNTKNSQLIVRKGFRKQIDSYSAFYENDGETTTGLTGYLKARDIDTLYAVGLATDFCVKWSVVDGIKEGFDLHVVEDAVKGIDIEGSVDQAWQEMLDQGATKVSSSELLD, encoded by the coding sequence ATGGAAGCACTGTTAATTGTTGATGTTCAAATTGATTTTTGCCCTGGTGGCGCTCTTGAAGTACCCAAGGGAGATAAAATTATCCCTATTATTAATCAGCTTTCAGAACAGTTTGATATTGTCGTCCAAACCCAGGACTGGCATCCCCAGGAACACACTTCATTTGCATCTACTCATGATAATCAAGCTCCTTTTGAAACCATCAACATGCCGTACGGCCAGCAAGTACTTTGGCCTGACCATTGCGTACAAGGTAGCGAAGGGGCACAATTCCATCCCGATTTAAATACTAAAAATTCGCAACTTATTGTACGTAAGGGCTTTCGAAAACAGATTGATTCCTATTCTGCTTTCTATGAAAATGATGGAGAAACAACTACTGGGCTGACTGGATATCTCAAAGCCCGAGATATTGATACCTTATATGCCGTTGGCCTGGCAACCGATTTTTGCGTCAAATGGTCGGTGGTTGACGGCATTAAAGAGGGCTTTGATCTGCATGTAGTAGAAGATGCTGTGAAGGGTATCGATATAGAAGGATCTGTAGATCAAGCCTGGCAAGAAATGCTTGACCAAGGAGCAACAAAAGTTTCATCATCAGAACTTTTAGATTGA